The sequence CGCCCCGTCCCACGTACTCGACGAGCACGCCACGACAGGAGCCCCGATGGCCGAGCCGCTCCGTTCCAACCGGGATTTCCGGCTGCTCTGGCTGAGCGGCCTCTTCGCCGCCCTGGGCGGCCAGATGACCGCCGTCGCGCTGCCCCTGCTGATCCTCAAGGAGACCGGCTCCGCCGTGCGGGCCGGGGCGGTGGGAACGGTGGCCGTCTGCGCCGTGCTCATCACGATGCTGCCGGGCGGGGTCATGGCCGACCGGGTCGAACGCCGCCGGCTCATGCGGCTGTGCGACGCGGGCAGCCTGGCGGCCGTCACCGCTCTGGCCGTCGCCGTGTGGAACGGGCACGCCCCGATGGCCCTCGTCCTGCTCGTCGCGACCTCCGGCGCCGTCCTCAACAGCGTCTACGCCCCCGCGGCGTTCGGCCTGATGCGCGCGGTCGTGCCGCCGGACCAGATGAGCACGGCGACCGCCCGGCTCCAGGCGCGCACCGCCACCGCCCGGCTGGTCGGCCCGCTCGTCGGCGGCGCGTTGTTCGGCGTGCACCCGGCCCTGCCCTTCACCGCCCAGTTCCTCGGACTGTTCCTCTCCACCCTCTGCGTGGCGCTCGTGCGCACCCGCTCGCAGGCCAGGTCCCGGGCGGGTTCCGTGTTCAGCCGCCGGGAACTCACCGCGGGGCTCTCCTTCCTGTGGCGGCTTCCCTACCTGCGCACCGTGCTGCTCGTGTTCGGGTTGGGCATGAATTTCTCGTTCGGCGCCCTCACCTTCACGGCCCTCGCCGTCTTCTCCGACAGCGGGCGCTCCGGCCTGGGCGGCGGCTTCGTCATCACCTGCGTCTCGGCGGGCGCCCTCGTCGGCGCGCTGATCGCACCCCGGTTCGCGGCGGAGCGCCACGTCCGCGCGCTCGTGGTCACCACCTGCTGGAGCTGCGTGGGGACGGCCGCCGTACTGGCCTGGCTCAGCAGCCCGGTGATCGCCGGACTGCTCTGCGCGCTCTGCATGTGCCTCTCGACGGTCGCCAGCATCGGCTTCCTCGCCACCCTGCTGGTCGTCACTCCCGAGGATCGGATCGGCCGGGTGCAGAGTGCCGCCGGCTTCCTCTCCTCGATCGTCCAGCCCTTCGGACCGCTCGCCGGCGGACTCCTGCTGACCACGCTGGGCGGCAGCGCCGCCTTCGGCGTGATCGGCTGCGTGCTGGGCGTCTCGGCCGCCGTGGTGACGCTCGCCCCCTCCGTCCGCGCCGGGGCGGGCGCGTCGCGGGAGAAGCCGCAGGCGGCGGCCGGGGAGCCGAAGGGGACCGGAGCACCGGAGGCGGCGCAGGAGACGGTGGCGCCGCAGCCGCCCGAAGGCTCGGACCCGGAGCCGGCCGCAACCGCACGCACCCGCCCGGCAGCCGATCCGGGCCGGGCCACGGCCGGGCCGGGCTCCGGCGCCGCGGGTCCCGGCACCCCCTGAGGAGGAACCCGTGCCCGGTCTTCAGCAGACCCAGCTCTACTGCCTCGCCGACCGTACGTACTACGACACCCCCGCCCGGCTCCAGGACGCCGGTACCCGCTACCCGCTGGACTCCGAACCGCCCGGCGACGGCTGGCGGCGGGTCGCCGGCGGCCTGTGGACCTCCCTGCTGCCCGAGGGCCGCGAACCGGCCGGGCAGGGCTGGAAGATCCACGTCTCCACCGTCCCGGAGGAGGCCGAGGAGACCCTTCGCGACACCGCCCGGATCTGCCGGGCCCACGGCGTGCCGTTCAAGTTCCTCCGCAGCGAGCGGGCGCTCCTGCTGATGTCCGGCAAGTACATGGCCCGTTCCGGCGCCGGGAAGTTCATCACGGTCTACCCGCCCAACGAGAGCGTCTTCCTGCGGGTGCTGGACGAGCTGACCCGCGCCCTCGCCGGCCGCCGCGGCCCCTACATCCTCAGCGACCTGCGGATCGGCGACGCCCCGGTGTACGTCCGGTACGGGGCGTTCGTCTCCCTCTGGTGCACCGACGAGAACGGCGAACGGGTGCTGGCCCTGCGCGATTCCTCCGGCGAACTGGTGCCCGACGAGCGCGGGGTGGTGTTCCGGGTCCCGCCGTGGGTCACCGTGCCCGACGCGCTGCGTCCGCACCTGGCGGCCCGCGCCGCCGCCGGGGACGCCGCCTTCCCCTACGAGGTGACCGAGTCCCTGCAGTTCTCCAACGCGGGCGGCATCTACCTGGCCCGGCACCGGGAGACCGGCCGGCAGGTGGTGCTCCGCGAGGCCCGGCCGCACAGCGGGCTGGACGAGGCGGGCGACGACGCGGTGACGCGGCTGCACCGCGAGCACCGGGCCCTGACCGCGCTGGCCGGGCTGGACTGCGTTCCCGAGGTGTACGGAGTACGGACGGTCTGGGAGCACCACTTCCTGATCGAGGAGCACATCGAGGGGGTCACCCTCCTGGAGGAGATCGTCGGCCGCTTCGCCCTGCTCCACAGCACCGGCACGAAAGCCGAACTCGCCGCGTACACCGCCTGGGTGGAGTCGGTGACCGAGCGGCTCACGCAGGCGCTGGACGCCGTCCACGGGCGCGGACTGCGCTTCGGCGACCTCCACCCCTCCAACATCATCATCCGTCCGGACGGCCGCGTGGCCCTGATCGACTTCGAGTACGCCACCGCCCTCGACGACCCGGACACCCCGGTGGCGGGAGCCCCGGGACTCCAGGCGCCCGCCGGGACCATCGGCATGGAGGCCGACGCCTACGCGCTCTGGGCCACCTGGCTCTACATGCTGATGCCCATCATGGAGATGGCCGGCCACGACCGGGCCAAGGCGCTCACCCTGGAACGGTGGGCCCGACGGCGGTACGGCCTCGACGCCGCGGCGGGACCGCGCCGGCCCGCGGCGCTGCGGGCCGCGGAAGACGCCGCCGGCCACGAGGAGGAGACCGCCGCGCTGCTCGAAGGCCCCGAGCCGGACTGGGCCGGGCTGCGGGGGCGGCTGCTGCGGGGCATCCACGCGGGGGCGACGCCCGAGCGTGCCGACCGGCTCTTCCCCGGGGACCCCGAGGTCTTCACGACCGGCGGGAGCGACGTCGCGCACGGGGCGGCCGGGGTGCTCCACGCCCTGCACCGCACCGGGGCCCCGGTGCCGGCCGGCTGGATCGACTGGCTCGCCGACGCCGCCCGCCGACGGGACCCCGCGGCGCCGGGCGGCCTCTACGACGGGCTGCCGGGCACCGCGGTGGTGCTGTCCGCGCTGGGCCGCCGGGAGGAGGGCCGGGAACTCTACGAACGGTCCGCCGCCGCGCCCCCGTCCGCCTCGGCCGACCTGCTGAACGGCCGGGCGGGCGTCGCGCTCGCCGCGCTGCGCCTGGCCCGGACGGACCGCGCGGGGGACGCGTGCGGCGACGCCAAGATCGACCACGACCTCGTCGACGCCGCAGCCCGAACCGCCCACGACCTGGACCGGCTGGCGCGGGGCGAGTCCGTGCCGGGGCTGCGCGCGCCCGCGTCGGCGGGGCTGCTGCGCGGGCTGAGCGGCGCGGCGCTGCTCCACCTCGAACTGCACGCCCTGACCGGCGACGAGCAGTTCCTG is a genomic window of Streptomyces sp. YPW6 containing:
- a CDS encoding MFS transporter, producing MAEPLRSNRDFRLLWLSGLFAALGGQMTAVALPLLILKETGSAVRAGAVGTVAVCAVLITMLPGGVMADRVERRRLMRLCDAGSLAAVTALAVAVWNGHAPMALVLLVATSGAVLNSVYAPAAFGLMRAVVPPDQMSTATARLQARTATARLVGPLVGGALFGVHPALPFTAQFLGLFLSTLCVALVRTRSQARSRAGSVFSRRELTAGLSFLWRLPYLRTVLLVFGLGMNFSFGALTFTALAVFSDSGRSGLGGGFVITCVSAGALVGALIAPRFAAERHVRALVVTTCWSCVGTAAVLAWLSSPVIAGLLCALCMCLSTVASIGFLATLLVVTPEDRIGRVQSAAGFLSSIVQPFGPLAGGLLLTTLGGSAAFGVIGCVLGVSAAVVTLAPSVRAGAGASREKPQAAAGEPKGTGAPEAAQETVAPQPPEGSDPEPAATARTRPAADPGRATAGPGSGAAGPGTP
- the lanKC gene encoding class III lanthionine synthetase LanKC, which gives rise to MPGLQQTQLYCLADRTYYDTPARLQDAGTRYPLDSEPPGDGWRRVAGGLWTSLLPEGREPAGQGWKIHVSTVPEEAEETLRDTARICRAHGVPFKFLRSERALLLMSGKYMARSGAGKFITVYPPNESVFLRVLDELTRALAGRRGPYILSDLRIGDAPVYVRYGAFVSLWCTDENGERVLALRDSSGELVPDERGVVFRVPPWVTVPDALRPHLAARAAAGDAAFPYEVTESLQFSNAGGIYLARHRETGRQVVLREARPHSGLDEAGDDAVTRLHREHRALTALAGLDCVPEVYGVRTVWEHHFLIEEHIEGVTLLEEIVGRFALLHSTGTKAELAAYTAWVESVTERLTQALDAVHGRGLRFGDLHPSNIIIRPDGRVALIDFEYATALDDPDTPVAGAPGLQAPAGTIGMEADAYALWATWLYMLMPIMEMAGHDRAKALTLERWARRRYGLDAAAGPRRPAALRAAEDAAGHEEETAALLEGPEPDWAGLRGRLLRGIHAGATPERADRLFPGDPEVFTTGGSDVAHGAAGVLHALHRTGAPVPAGWIDWLADAARRRDPAAPGGLYDGLPGTAVVLSALGRREEGRELYERSAAAPPSASADLLNGRAGVALAALRLARTDRAGDACGDAKIDHDLVDAAARTAHDLDRLARGESVPGLRAPASAGLLRGLSGAALLHLELHALTGDEQFLAAAGRALAAEAARCVTMPDGTVQVKDGRRHLLYLDQGSGGFALVARTYLARRDSPELAALLPGVARGCAFEFVREPGLFTGRAGLMAAAGALLPQGRTAPGVLASVRNLSWHLVADEDRLLVPGARLLRCSADLATGAAGLLMSLHFLSGAEAGGPSRGTPAGDGPHDLLELLTLG